The Xanthomonas sp. DAR 80977 nucleotide sequence CGGCCAAGCGCTTCGTGGTGGTGGAGGCGATCGCCGACGACTTCGTGCGCCGCTTCGTCGCCGCGGCGGCCGAGCGCCGGCTCGGCGATCCGCAGGACGACGCGACCACGCTGGCGCCGATGGCGCGGCAGGACCTGCGCGAGGAACTACACAAGCAGGTGCAGGCCAGTCTCGCCAAGGGCGCGGTGGCCTTGCTCGGCGGCGCGCCCGACAGCGGAACCCATGCCGGCTATCCGGCCTCGATCCTGGACAAGGTGGTGCCGGGCATGCCGGCCTACGACGAAGAGTTGTTCGGCCCGGTCGCCGCGATCCTGCGCGTGGCCGACGAGGCCGAGGCGGTGCGCGTGGCCAACGACACCAGCTTCGGCCTGGGCGGCAGCGTGTGGAGCGCCGACCCTGCGCGCGGCGAGCGCGTCGCCCGCCAGCTGCAGTGCGGCGCGGCCTTCGTCAACGCCATCGTCAAGAGCGACGTACGCCTGCCGTTCGGCGGCATCAAGCGCTCAGGCTTCGGCCGCGAACTGGCCGAGCACGGCATTCATGAGTTCATGAACATCAAGTCGGTGTATGTGGGTTGAATCCGGGATTGGGGAGTCGGGATTGGGGATTCGCAACGGCGGATCCCGACGCCTGGGCGAAACCGCGTGGTCCCAAGGCTCCTATCGCAGCGCTTCAAACCTGGGCCATCACGTCCTCTCTCTCAGATGGCCAGCTCCCCCGCTTTTGCGAATCCCGAATCCCCAATCCCGAATCCCGGCTCACAACCACCTGGCCCGCTTGAACGCCACATACAGCCCCAGGCACACCGCGGCCACGCCGCCGACCATCAGCGGGTAGGCCCAGGGCCATTCCAGTTCCGGCATCTGCTTGAAGTTCATGCCGTACCAGCTGGTGATCAGGGTCGGGGCCGCGAGCAGCGCGGCCCAGGCGCCGAGGCGCTTGACCGTCTCGCCCTGGGCCAGGGTCACCAGCGACAGGTTCACGCTCAGCGCGGTGCCCAGCATCTCGCGCAGGGTGTCGATCGCCTCGTTGGTGCGCACCGCGTGGTCGAGCACGTCGCGCACGTACAGCCGCACTTCGTCGGGGATCAGCGGGCCGGGGTTGCGCTTGAGGTGGGCCAGCACGTCCTGCAGCGGCGCCACGCCCAGGCGCATCTGGTTGAGCTCGCGCTTGAGTTCGTACAGGCGGATCGCGGTGTCGCGCCGGTAGGCCTCGGCGAAGATGTCCTTCTCCAGGCGCTCCAGGCTCTGCCGGAACTCGTCCAGGATCGGCTGGTAGTTGTCGACGATGTAGTCCAGCACCGCGTACAGCGCGTAGGACGGGCCGAGCTGCATCAGCGCCGCCTCGCGCTCCAGGCGTTCGCGCACCGGCGCGTACGGCAGCGACGCGCCGTGGCGCACGGTCAGCAGGAAGCGCGCGCCGAGGAAGGCGTGGGTCTCGCCGTAGACGATGCGCTCGTCGATCACCTGCGCGGTGTGCACGGCCAGGAACAGCGAATTGCCGTAGGCCTCGACCTTGGGCCGCTGGTGCGCCTTGCGCGTGTCCTCGATCGCCAGGTCGTGCAGCTGGAATTCTTCCTTCAGCTGCTGCAGCACGTCGTCGGCGGGTTCGTACATGCCGACCCAGACGAAGCCGTCGTCGCCGGCCAGCACGTCGCTGATCTGCGCCAGGGCGATGTCGTGGCGGCGGCCGTGGCCGTCGTAGTGCACGCAATTGATGACGCAGGCGGGATTTTCGGGAACGGAGGCCATGGGCGGGAATCGTGCGCGGGCGGGATCAGCGCTGCAAGCGGCGCCGCGTGAACGCCCAGGCCAGCGCCGCATGCACCGGCAGCAGCAGGGCGATCCATTGCAGGTTGAACTGCGGCTGCAGCATCGACAGCCAATGGATCAGCAGCGCCGCGCCGGCCAGGGCCACCACCGACCACAGCAGCACGCCGAACCAGCGTCCGGGCCGGCGCCCGCGCAGCTGCGCGATGGCGCCGCCGACCAGCAGCAGGCACAGCGGGTCGAGCAGCAGCAGATTGCGGTTGGCCCAGGCCGCGCGGTGGTCGCTGCAACCCCACAGGTACAGCAGCACGCCGCCGCCGAGCGCGCACAGCAGCCAGAACGGCAGCGCCAGCGCGGCCAGCGCGCGCGGCCGCCGCGCCAGCGCGAGCACGCCGGCGGCGACCAGCAGCCCGGCCAGCAGCCACGGCCACCAGTGCCGTGCCTGTTCCGTCGGCTCCGGCGGCAGCCGCTGCGGCAGCAGCTGCTGGCGCGCCTGCACCAGTGGGCGCCCGGCGCGGTTGCGCACCTCGCCCAGGCTCTCGGCCAGGCGCATCGGCACGAACGCCTCTTCCCAGCGCGATAGCGGCTTGTCCGCGAACGGGCCCAGGCCCAGGTCGAAGCCCAGCCACATCCACGGCGCCGGCGAGGCCAGGCGCACCGATTCGCTGCGGTAGGTGTTGCCGCGCGAACGCCCGGACAGTTGCGCGTGCAGCGCGCCGTCCAGCGCCCGGTCCAGCGCGTCGCGGACCATGGTGGCGCAGTTGGCGGTGTAGTAGTCGTAGCGGTAGCGCGCGTTTTCCGGCCGCGCGCGCCAGGCCAGCGCCTGCTGCAGCGCGCGTGCCTGCGCCGGTTCCATGTCCAGCCACTGGATGTCCACGCCGCGGCCGGCGTCGCGGTACTGCGCCAGGTCGTCCTGCAAGGGCAGGGCGACCAGGTAGTACATCATGTCGCCGGCGGCGAAGCGGCTGACGAAGTCCGGCTCGCTGGGGTCGAAGAAGCCGAAGTTGTACGAGGTGGCCTGGCCGCTGCGCGGATCCACCACCACGATCGCGTCGTGGCCGAAGCGCTCGAAGAACACCTCGCCCGGCTGCATCGTGGCCACGCCGATCCGCGGCGCCGGTGCCGACGCGTCGTCGCTGGCCGGGCCGGCAACCGTCACCGCGGTGGCGGCGGGCGCCAGCGCGGGCGGCGCGGCCGGGTCCGCACTGCCGGCCTGCGCGAACGCCAGCGCCGCGCAGCAGGCCAGCAGCGCGCCCAGCAGCCATTGCGGCCAGCGACGTGCCGGCAGCGGCGACAGCGGGCGAGCGGTCAAGCGTCTTCCTGCGGGTCGGGCGGCAGGATGGTAACGTGGAAGGCCTGCACCCGGCGCGCGTCGGCGCGCGCCACGCGGAACGCGAAGCGCCCCAGGGTCAGTTCCTCGCCGGTTTCCGGCAGGTGGCCGATGGCCTCGGTGACCAGGCCGCCGACGGTGTCGTAGTCGTCGTCGGAGAAGTCGGCGCCGAAGCGTTCGTTGAAATCCTCGATCGGGGTCAGCGCGTCGACCACGTACTGGCCGTCGGCCTGCGCGGCGATCAGCGAGGCCTCGTCCTCGGCGTCGTCGTGCTCGTCGTCGATCTCGCCGACGATCTGCTCCAGCACGTCCTCGATGGTGACCAGGCCGGCGACGCCGCCGTACTCGTCGACCACGATCGCCATGTGGTTGCGCGAGAGCCGGAACTCCTTGAGCAGCACGTTGAGCTTCTTCGACTCGGGGATCAGCACCGCCGGGCGCAGCAGTTCGCGCACCGTGCCGGGGCCGTGGTCGGCGACCACGCCGCGCAGCAGGTCCTTGGCCAGCAGGATGCCGAGGATGTCGTCCTTGTTCTCGCCATGCACCGGGAAGCGCGAGTGGCCGGATTCGACCACCTGCTTCATCAGGTCGAGGAAGCGCGATTCCACCGGCAGCGACACCATCTGCGAGCGCGAGATCATCACGTCGCCGACGGTGAGCTCGGACACCGACAGCGCGCCTTCCATCATGCGCAGGGTGTCGGCGGCGATCAGCCCGTCGTGCTGGGCGTCGCGCAGCACCTCGACCAGGTCGTCGCGGGTGTGCGGGTCGCCGGAGAAGACCGAGCTGAGCCGTTCCAGCCAGCCGCGGCGTTTTTCGTGGGTTTCCGAAGGGGAGCTACTAGAGTCGTCTTCTGACATGTTCTGTGGATACGGCACCCGGTCTGCCGGGCGATGTGCGCAAGTCTAGCAGGGCCAATGGGACAGAGCCGCGACGCCGCCGGCGGCCGGCGCGGGGCGCGCGGGCACGGGTTCAGCCGCCGCTGGCGGGCGTGTGCAGCGGGTCCGGCGCCGGCGCGGCGTCCGGATCCTCCGGCAGGTCCAGGCTGTAGCTGCAGCCGGCCAGGGTCTTGCCCGGATGCGACTTCACCGTGGACAGGCTGAGGATGACCGATTCGATCATCGGCTCGCCGGTCTTCGGGTCGGTCACGTCGCGGCTGACCAGCTCGCGGCCGAACATCGCCTTCTCCGGCGTGTCCACCGCC carries:
- a CDS encoding magnesium and cobalt transport protein CorA → MASVPENPACVINCVHYDGHGRRHDIALAQISDVLAGDDGFVWVGMYEPADDVLQQLKEEFQLHDLAIEDTRKAHQRPKVEAYGNSLFLAVHTAQVIDERIVYGETHAFLGARFLLTVRHGASLPYAPVRERLEREAALMQLGPSYALYAVLDYIVDNYQPILDEFRQSLERLEKDIFAEAYRRDTAIRLYELKRELNQMRLGVAPLQDVLAHLKRNPGPLIPDEVRLYVRDVLDHAVRTNEAIDTLREMLGTALSVNLSLVTLAQGETVKRLGAWAALLAAPTLITSWYGMNFKQMPELEWPWAYPLMVGGVAAVCLGLYVAFKRARWL
- a CDS encoding DUF4105 domain-containing protein, with amino-acid sequence MAFAQAGSADPAAPPALAPAATAVTVAGPASDDASAPAPRIGVATMQPGEVFFERFGHDAIVVVDPRSGQATSYNFGFFDPSEPDFVSRFAAGDMMYYLVALPLQDDLAQYRDAGRGVDIQWLDMEPAQARALQQALAWRARPENARYRYDYYTANCATMVRDALDRALDGALHAQLSGRSRGNTYRSESVRLASPAPWMWLGFDLGLGPFADKPLSRWEEAFVPMRLAESLGEVRNRAGRPLVQARQQLLPQRLPPEPTEQARHWWPWLLAGLLVAAGVLALARRPRALAALALPFWLLCALGGGVLLYLWGCSDHRAAWANRNLLLLDPLCLLLVGGAIAQLRGRRPGRWFGVLLWSVVALAGAALLIHWLSMLQPQFNLQWIALLLPVHAALAWAFTRRRLQR
- a CDS encoding HlyC/CorC family transporter; the encoded protein is MSEDDSSSSPSETHEKRRGWLERLSSVFSGDPHTRDDLVEVLRDAQHDGLIAADTLRMMEGALSVSELTVGDVMISRSQMVSLPVESRFLDLMKQVVESGHSRFPVHGENKDDILGILLAKDLLRGVVADHGPGTVRELLRPAVLIPESKKLNVLLKEFRLSRNHMAIVVDEYGGVAGLVTIEDVLEQIVGEIDDEHDDAEDEASLIAAQADGQYVVDALTPIEDFNERFGADFSDDDYDTVGGLVTEAIGHLPETGEELTLGRFAFRVARADARRVQAFHVTILPPDPQEDA